From the genome of Bacteroidales bacterium, one region includes:
- a CDS encoding PHP domain-containing protein, producing MPLYKADMHIHTVLSPCGDLMMSPQNIVEQALLCNINILAITDHNSTKMCKIVAEVAEEKGITVIPGVEITTKEEAHCLAYFYNYEQVNEIQKYIDEHLPFIQNSTEKFGYQLVVDKDEMIVEEVETLLITALDVSIDKIEQKVHEIGGVFVPAHIDRPKYSILSQLGFIPPDLRFEALELSRYTTTEEFGKKFPMYSKFTFTQSSDAHFIENIGDAYTIYNIENPTLEEIVKAFKNQDNRKIEGFRNKAQSK from the coding sequence ATGCCTTTATATAAAGCTGATATGCACATACACACAGTTCTTTCGCCTTGCGGAGATTTGATGATGAGCCCACAAAATATCGTGGAACAAGCTCTATTGTGCAATATCAATATATTGGCTATTACCGACCACAACTCTACAAAAATGTGTAAAATAGTAGCCGAAGTAGCTGAAGAGAAAGGCATTACTGTTATTCCAGGGGTAGAGATAACAACCAAAGAGGAGGCTCACTGTTTAGCCTATTTCTATAACTATGAGCAAGTTAATGAAATTCAAAAATATATTGACGAGCATCTGCCATTTATACAAAACAGTACAGAAAAGTTTGGTTACCAATTAGTTGTGGATAAAGACGAGATGATTGTTGAAGAGGTTGAAACCTTGCTAATTACTGCTCTTGACGTTTCAATAGATAAAATTGAACAGAAAGTTCATGAAATAGGTGGAGTATTTGTTCCTGCACATATCGACAGACCAAAATACTCGATTTTAAGCCAGTTAGGATTTATCCCCCCAGATTTGCGGTTTGAAGCATTGGAGCTATCGAGATACACAACAACAGAGGAGTTCGGAAAAAAATTCCCCATGTACTCGAAATTTACATTCACACAGAGTTCAGATGCACATTTCATAGAAAACATTGGAGACGCATATACCATTTACAATATAGAAAATCCAACTTTAGAAGAGATAGTAAAAGCATTTAAAAATCAAGATAATAGAAAAATAGAGGGTTTTAGGAACAAAGCTCAATCAAAGTAA
- a CDS encoding NADH-quinone oxidoreductase subunit NuoF — MAKYSMHILVCGGTGCRASESAAITKNFKKQIEENNLSNTVQVIETGCFGFCEKGPIVKIMPDNTFYVHVKPEDTKEIIAEHIIKGRKVPRLLYVDPNKKETIEDSKHMGFYRKQLRIALRNCGFIDPENIQEYIGREGYEALARCLTEMTPQDVIKIIKDSGLRGRGGAGFPTGLKWEFTSKYQADQKYVVCNADEGDPGAFMDRSILEGDPHSVIEAMAICGYSIGATKGLIYIRAEYPLAIKRLQIAIAQAREYGLLGKEILGSKFDFDIELKYGAGAFVCGEETALIHSMEGKRGEPTVKPPFPAESGYWGKPTNVNNVETFANIPVIIQKGGAWFRSIGTEKSPGTKVFALAGKINNVGLIEVPMGITLREVIYEIGGGIKDGKKFKAVQTGGPSGGCLAEKHLDTPIEFDTLVAAGSMMGSGGMIVLDEDDCMVSVAKFYLEFTVEESCGKCAPCRVGNKRMHETLGKICKGHGTMEDLELLQNMGRVIKDTALCGLGQTSPNPVLSSLDNFWDEYEEHVNEKKCRAGSCKELMQYFINPDNCTGCTACARVCPVGAITGERKQPHTINQDLCIKCGACIEKCKFNAIFIQ, encoded by the coding sequence ATGGCAAAATACTCGATGCATATTTTAGTATGCGGTGGCACAGGTTGCCGAGCATCCGAAAGTGCTGCAATAACTAAAAACTTCAAAAAACAAATTGAAGAAAACAACCTTAGCAATACCGTACAGGTTATCGAAACAGGTTGTTTTGGATTCTGTGAAAAGGGTCCTATTGTTAAAATTATGCCCGACAATACTTTTTACGTACATGTAAAACCAGAAGATACGAAAGAGATAATTGCCGAACATATTATCAAAGGACGTAAAGTTCCGAGACTTCTTTATGTTGATCCAAACAAAAAAGAGACAATTGAAGACTCAAAACACATGGGTTTCTATCGCAAACAGTTACGTATTGCTCTTAGAAACTGCGGATTTATTGATCCTGAGAACATTCAAGAGTACATCGGTCGCGAAGGATACGAAGCATTGGCTCGCTGCCTTACAGAGATGACTCCACAAGACGTAATCAAAATAATTAAAGATTCGGGCTTACGCGGACGTGGCGGTGCAGGCTTCCCTACTGGTCTAAAATGGGAATTTACAAGCAAATATCAAGCAGACCAGAAATATGTTGTTTGTAATGCTGACGAGGGCGACCCCGGCGCATTTATGGACAGGTCAATCCTTGAAGGTGACCCACACTCAGTTATTGAAGCAATGGCTATTTGCGGATATTCAATTGGTGCAACAAAAGGTTTAATTTATATCCGTGCAGAATATCCATTAGCAATTAAACGTCTGCAAATTGCAATTGCTCAAGCACGTGAATATGGCTTGTTAGGTAAAGAAATTCTAGGAAGTAAATTTGATTTCGATATTGAGTTGAAATATGGTGCTGGAGCATTTGTTTGCGGTGAAGAAACAGCATTAATTCACTCAATGGAAGGTAAACGTGGTGAACCTACCGTAAAACCACCATTCCCCGCAGAATCAGGATATTGGGGCAAACCAACAAACGTTAACAACGTTGAAACATTTGCAAATATTCCTGTAATTATTCAAAAGGGAGGCGCATGGTTCAGATCAATTGGTACTGAAAAATCTCCAGGAACAAAAGTATTTGCTCTTGCAGGAAAAATCAACAACGTTGGTTTAATTGAAGTACCAATGGGCATCACACTTCGTGAAGTTATTTACGAAATTGGTGGCGGAATCAAAGATGGTAAAAAATTCAAAGCTGTTCAAACAGGAGGTCCATCGGGCGGTTGTTTAGCCGAAAAACACCTTGACACACCAATAGAATTTGACACCCTTGTTGCAGCAGGCTCAATGATGGGTTCAGGCGGTATGATTGTTCTTGATGAAGACGACTGTATGGTTTCGGTAGCTAAATTCTATCTTGAATTTACAGTTGAGGAGTCTTGCGGTAAATGTGCTCCATGTCGCGTAGGAAACAAACGTATGCACGAAACGCTTGGCAAAATTTGTAAAGGACACGGAACAATGGAAGATTTGGAACTTCTACAAAATATGGGTCGTGTTATAAAAGACACCGCTCTTTGTGGATTAGGTCAAACCTCTCCTAACCCCGTATTATCATCATTGGACAACTTTTGGGATGAGTACGAAGAGCACGTAAACGAGAAAAAATGTCGTGCCGGTTCATGTAAAGAGTTAATGCAATATTTCATTAATCCTGATAATTGTACCGGTTGTACAGCATGTGCACGCGTATGTCCGGTTGGAGCCATTACAGGCGAACGCAAACAACCACACACCATAAATCAAGATTTGTGTATCAAGTGTGGAGCATGTATTGAGAAATGTAAATTTAACGCTATATTCATACAATAG
- a CDS encoding (2Fe-2S) ferredoxin domain-containing protein, which produces MAKVKSLADLRKMKEDLQAKVHLREKGDNYESLVQVKVGMGTSGIASGAKETFNFFIEELEKRSIEAVVTQTGDMGYSFAEPTVEVTLPGKDPIVFGGVNTKKADQIIESYIKNGELVEGILPENYDTIDNK; this is translated from the coding sequence ATGGCTAAAGTAAAATCATTGGCTGACCTACGTAAAATGAAGGAGGACCTTCAAGCTAAGGTACACCTTCGTGAAAAAGGCGACAATTATGAAAGCCTTGTACAAGTAAAAGTTGGCATGGGCACAAGCGGAATTGCATCAGGTGCCAAAGAGACATTCAACTTCTTTATAGAAGAACTAGAAAAACGAAGTATTGAAGCCGTGGTAACTCAAACAGGTGATATGGGCTACAGCTTTGCTGAACCAACTGTTGAAGTTACACTACCAGGCAAAGACCCAATTGTATTTGGCGGCGTAAATACCAAAAAAGCTGACCAAATTATTGAGTCATACATTAAGAATGGAGAATTGGTTGAAGGTATTCTACCAGAAAACTACGATACTATTGATAACAAATAA
- a CDS encoding ATP-binding protein, which produces MKDIALHILDVANNSVSAKSLLTEITIDEQPEANTLTVTIKDNGRGMSEEIAKRIVDPFYTTRTTRKVGLGIPLFKQNAEKTGGYLTIESKEGVGTTVVAMFVYDNIDRPPVGDIAGVMTILITGNPEIDFIYTHVFKEKTITFDTREIKEALEGTPINNPQIVKYLREMFEENIHDIINNNSN; this is translated from the coding sequence ATGAAAGACATAGCCTTACATATATTAGATGTAGCGAACAACTCTGTTAGTGCAAAATCACTGCTAACAGAAATCACTATTGACGAACAGCCCGAAGCTAACACCTTGACTGTTACCATAAAAGATAATGGAAGGGGAATGTCTGAAGAGATTGCAAAAAGAATAGTTGATCCTTTCTACACAACACGAACAACCAGAAAAGTTGGATTGGGAATCCCTTTGTTCAAACAAAATGCTGAGAAAACAGGAGGATATTTAACTATTGAATCAAAAGAAGGTGTAGGCACAACAGTTGTTGCAATGTTTGTATACGACAATATTGACAGACCCCCTGTAGGAGACATTGCGGGAGTTATGACAATTCTCATTACAGGAAATCCAGAAATTGATTTTATTTATACGCATGTATTTAAAGAAAAAACCATTACCTTTGATACTCGTGAAATAAAAGAGGCATTAGAGGGTACGCCTATCAATAACCCCCAGATAGTGAAATACTTAAGAGAAATGTTTGAAGAAAACATTCATGATATAATTAACAATAATTCAAATTAA
- a CDS encoding 2Fe-2S iron-sulfur cluster binding domain-containing protein codes for MQFVKLTIDNKQVEVPVGTTIYKAARKLGIDIPVLCYMNLEHLGIENKPAGCRICVVEVEGRRNLAPSCSTDVTEGMVVRTNTMRVLNARRTVLEFILSNHPKDCLTCPKSGKCDLQNLAIKLGVRTIHNEEIAEMSKHKTDYSPSIIRDLDKCVMCRRCETMCNTVQTVGALSAVNRGFTSVVAPAFEMDLIKSSCTYCGQCVAVCPTGALTEVDHTPRLIRALADKKKTVVVQTAPAVRAALGEEFGMPAGTLVTGKMAAALRRLGFDYVFDTDFAADLTIMEEGTELLSRLTKFLNGEPTNLPILTSCCPGWVNFFEQQFPDMLDIPSTARSPQQMFGAIAKTYFADKIGVKREDLIVVSIMPCLAKKYECQRDEFKTDNNPDVDFSISTRELAHLIKEANMDLNNMPDEDFDSPLGESTGAAAIFGATGGVIEAACRTAYEVYTGKKLEKVDFEQLRGLEGIRSASIDFNGFKVNIGIAHGLGNARKLLEEIRAGKSEFHAIEIMACPGGCVGGGGQPLHHGDSEILTKRAAALYREDANKPIRKSHENPMIIELYEKFLGKPMSDKAHHLLHTHYQDKSPKIKTKK; via the coding sequence ATGCAATTTGTAAAACTTACGATAGATAACAAACAGGTCGAGGTACCTGTTGGAACAACAATCTATAAAGCAGCACGTAAACTAGGGATAGATATTCCGGTTTTGTGTTATATGAATCTAGAACACTTGGGTATCGAAAATAAACCAGCTGGTTGCCGTATATGTGTTGTAGAAGTCGAAGGACGCCGTAATTTAGCTCCATCATGTTCAACAGATGTTACTGAAGGCATGGTGGTTCGCACAAACACAATGCGCGTTTTAAATGCACGTAGAACAGTTCTAGAGTTTATACTCTCTAATCACCCGAAAGATTGTTTAACTTGTCCAAAATCTGGAAAGTGCGACTTACAAAATTTAGCAATTAAACTTGGTGTTAGAACTATTCATAATGAAGAGATAGCCGAAATGTCAAAACATAAAACCGACTACTCTCCTTCAATTATTCGAGACCTTGATAAATGTGTAATGTGTCGTCGTTGTGAAACTATGTGTAATACAGTTCAAACTGTAGGTGCATTAAGTGCTGTCAACCGCGGATTTACTTCTGTTGTTGCCCCTGCATTTGAAATGGACTTGATTAAGTCTAGTTGTACATATTGCGGACAGTGTGTTGCTGTATGTCCAACAGGAGCATTAACTGAGGTTGATCATACTCCAAGACTTATTCGCGCACTTGCAGATAAAAAGAAAACTGTTGTTGTACAAACAGCTCCTGCAGTTCGCGCAGCTTTAGGGGAAGAGTTTGGAATGCCAGCAGGTACATTGGTAACTGGTAAAATGGCTGCTGCATTACGTCGTTTAGGTTTTGATTACGTATTCGACACCGACTTTGCTGCAGACTTAACCATTATGGAAGAAGGTACCGAGTTGCTCAGCCGATTAACTAAATTCTTGAATGGCGAACCAACTAATCTACCTATCTTAACATCATGCTGTCCAGGTTGGGTTAATTTCTTTGAACAACAATTCCCAGATATGCTTGATATTCCATCAACAGCACGTTCGCCACAGCAAATGTTTGGAGCCATCGCAAAAACTTACTTTGCTGACAAAATTGGTGTAAAACGTGAGGACTTGATTGTTGTATCAATAATGCCTTGCTTGGCGAAAAAATATGAGTGTCAACGTGATGAATTTAAAACAGACAATAATCCTGATGTTGACTTCTCAATATCAACACGCGAGTTAGCTCACTTGATTAAAGAAGCTAACATGGACCTAAATAATATGCCTGATGAAGATTTCGATAGTCCACTTGGAGAGTCAACAGGTGCAGCTGCTATCTTTGGTGCAACTGGTGGTGTTATTGAGGCAGCATGCCGTACAGCTTATGAAGTATATACAGGAAAAAAACTTGAAAAAGTTGATTTTGAACAACTTCGTGGCCTTGAAGGAATCCGTTCTGCATCAATTGATTTTAACGGCTTCAAAGTTAATATAGGTATTGCTCACGGTTTAGGTAACGCAAGGAAACTGTTAGAAGAAATCCGCGCAGGAAAATCAGAGTTTCACGCAATTGAAATTATGGCATGTCCTGGTGGATGTGTAGGCGGTGGTGGTCAGCCATTACATCATGGTGATTCTGAAATACTTACAAAACGTGCAGCAGCTCTTTATCGTGAAGACGCTAACAAACCAATCCGTAAGTCACATGAGAACCCAATGATTATTGAACTTTATGAAAAGTTCTTAGGTAAACCAATGAGCGACAAAGCGCACCATTTATTGCATACGCACTATCAGGATAAATCTCCTAAGATTAAAACAAAAAAATAA